The following proteins are encoded in a genomic region of Nocardioides sp. cx-173:
- a CDS encoding type II toxin-antitoxin system HipA family toxin gives MSREPLDIWLYGVHIATITASFNERLELTWTTDAEEAFGRGSRVLSAKLPIGERIIPAATKNYIDGLLPEGNARVNHALAAAVPPDDSLALVRAYGRDTPGAAQIVPSGAGDPTRAGRYEPLTIDEVAHRIRNADRFARADPTGVTGESSTLPGMVPKITLHRDGEGIWHSCKGGAASTWIIKRAGAPEAIIGDTIDTEVLSLDLARKMGLTTVQAEVLDFGDTRAIAVPRYDRDFDSPHLRVHQEDLAQAIGLNTLDPNRKFQWGSAMPSLKHAHDVLAMDGGDPDPLLRLVTFSHLVGNTDMHAKNISFIRHPDGRVALSPAYDIAMHLHHARENQRSALDVNGKHFMADIDVSDLVAEGVRWGLTERRARALVTGAARELAEALDDTDPSRYGGVSEEAWSLVRERTHRAADSGPTQVRPHTKQSGKPVKGHTRRRGPRRPS, from the coding sequence GTGAGCCGCGAGCCGCTCGACATCTGGCTCTACGGCGTCCACATCGCCACGATCACCGCGTCATTCAACGAGCGCCTCGAACTGACCTGGACCACTGACGCCGAGGAGGCGTTTGGTCGGGGATCGCGGGTCCTGTCCGCGAAGCTGCCCATCGGCGAGCGCATCATCCCGGCGGCGACGAAGAACTACATCGACGGCCTCCTGCCCGAAGGCAACGCCCGCGTCAACCACGCGCTCGCAGCGGCAGTGCCGCCGGATGACTCCCTCGCCCTCGTGCGCGCCTACGGGCGTGACACCCCTGGGGCCGCGCAGATCGTCCCTTCCGGAGCAGGGGACCCGACCCGAGCCGGGCGCTACGAGCCGCTCACGATCGACGAGGTTGCCCACCGCATCCGCAACGCTGACCGCTTCGCGCGCGCAGACCCGACCGGAGTCACGGGCGAGTCATCCACGCTGCCTGGCATGGTCCCCAAGATCACGCTGCACCGAGACGGCGAGGGTATCTGGCACTCGTGCAAGGGCGGCGCTGCGTCGACCTGGATCATCAAAAGGGCTGGGGCGCCCGAGGCCATCATCGGCGACACCATCGACACCGAGGTGCTCAGTCTCGACCTGGCCCGCAAGATGGGGCTCACGACCGTGCAGGCTGAGGTCCTCGACTTCGGTGACACGAGAGCCATCGCGGTCCCGCGCTACGACCGCGACTTCGACAGCCCGCACCTGCGCGTCCACCAGGAAGACCTGGCGCAGGCAATCGGGTTGAACACCCTCGATCCGAACCGGAAGTTCCAGTGGGGCTCGGCAATGCCTTCGCTGAAGCACGCCCACGATGTCCTCGCGATGGACGGAGGTGACCCAGACCCCCTGCTGCGCCTCGTGACCTTCTCGCACCTGGTCGGGAACACCGACATGCACGCCAAGAACATCTCGTTCATCCGGCACCCGGACGGCCGAGTGGCACTGAGCCCCGCCTACGACATCGCCATGCACCTGCATCACGCACGAGAGAATCAGCGCTCGGCACTGGACGTGAACGGCAAGCACTTCATGGCTGACATCGACGTCTCCGACCTGGTCGCCGAAGGAGTCCGGTGGGGCCTGACGGAGCGGCGAGCCCGCGCCCTCGTGACCGGCGCGGCCCGGGAGCTCGCCGAGGCACTCGACGACACCGATCCCTCGCGCTACGGGGGAGTGAGCGAGGAGGCCTGGAGCCTCGTGCGCGAACGGACCCACCGAGCGGCCGACTCCGGCCCGACCCAAGTCCGGCCACACACCAAGCAGAGCGGGAAGCCGGTGAAGGGGCACACCCGCAGGCGGGGCCCGCGGCGACCCTCGTGA
- a CDS encoding helix-turn-helix transcriptional regulator: MTAIRSQKALGEALARLRYERDVTQEELAVKLGVSRRYISELESGRPTIYGSRLFEVLRDLGAHVEIVKDDQ, from the coding sequence ATGACCGCGATCCGCTCCCAGAAGGCCCTCGGTGAGGCCCTGGCGCGCCTGCGCTACGAGCGCGACGTCACCCAAGAGGAACTCGCCGTGAAGTTGGGGGTGAGCCGCCGCTATATCTCCGAACTGGAGTCGGGGCGACCCACGATCTACGGCAGTCGACTCTTCGAGGTGCTGCGCGATCTTGGTGCCCATGTAGAGATCGTCAAGGACGACCAGTGA
- a CDS encoding GAP family protein, whose translation MLSVLALVVPLAFAGAVSPVMLTEQTVLLAGRDGRRVAGCYAIGVGGTSLAILSVLVLFGRSIALPEEPSLSASLDIALGSLLLLVAAVLRYRRPRTPKPSKSRAYGLSPVQALGFGVFSMATNFTTLAVMVPAAKEIAASDLTVPARLVLTCIVAVVTALPAWLPIAMTLVAPDPTHRALQSLADFIEARGRWVTVLLLVAVGLFLVVRGIVRVFGG comes from the coding sequence ATGCTCAGTGTCCTGGCGCTCGTGGTCCCGCTGGCATTCGCGGGCGCTGTCAGCCCGGTCATGCTCACGGAGCAGACCGTGCTGCTCGCCGGGCGCGACGGACGCCGCGTGGCGGGGTGCTACGCCATCGGCGTCGGCGGAACGTCGCTGGCGATCCTGTCCGTCCTGGTGCTCTTCGGACGTTCCATCGCCCTCCCCGAGGAGCCCAGCCTCAGCGCCTCCCTCGACATCGCCCTCGGGTCCCTTCTCCTCCTCGTCGCTGCCGTGCTGCGGTACCGCAGGCCGCGCACCCCGAAGCCCTCGAAGTCGCGCGCCTACGGGCTCAGCCCGGTCCAAGCGCTCGGCTTCGGGGTGTTCTCGATGGCGACGAACTTCACGACGTTGGCGGTCATGGTCCCCGCGGCGAAGGAGATCGCCGCCAGTGATCTCACCGTCCCCGCACGCCTGGTCCTGACCTGCATCGTGGCCGTCGTGACCGCGTTGCCGGCGTGGCTGCCTATCGCGATGACCCTGGTGGCGCCCGACCCCACGCACCGCGCTCTGCAGTCGCTGGCCGACTTCATCGAAGCCCGCGGTCGGTGGGTGACGGTGCTGCTGCTGGTCGCAGTAGGACTCTTCCTGGTGGTCCGCGGCATCGTTCGCGTGTTCGGTGGGTGA